The Chryseolinea soli genome contains a region encoding:
- a CDS encoding family 43 glycosylhydrolase encodes MRSIINGLGWSIIVGMLPLLAAAQTARRTTYCNPMDIDYKYNYEQLNDSISYRSGADPVIVNHKGSYFLFVTISGGYWHSNNLVDWSYIVPDKWPMEDMCAPAAMSVKDTLYLFQSTFEQRPIFYSLEPEKGKLKFYNRWLPALPKEVGPWDPALFYDEELNKWYMYWGSSNVFPMYGSELDKHKRLSYKGAYKPMLYLQPEEHGWERFGKDHTSSIKPFMEGAWMTKHNGKYYLQYGAPGTEYNVYANGTYVGDHPLGPFAYAPYNPVSYKPGGFVTGAGHGNTFQDVYGNYWNTGTPWIAVNWNFERRIAMFPAGFDADGQMFSNTRFGDLPHRLPTKKWTSKDELFTGWMLLSYKKPATASSVRDTFRIANVTDENPRTFWVAQQNKAGEWIAIDLQKEQDVKALQVNYTDYKSDIFDNDTARVYTQFKLFASRDGKQWDLITDLTREKKRDRPNAYVEFEKPVKARYIKYEHVYVASPNLAVSDIRVFGNGQGKPPATPSNVAAKRDTDVRNAFVSWKPVPGAVGYNILWGIDKNKLYQTYQIFADEPVTKEIRALSRGVSYYFAVEAFSENGVSGRSEVVMVK; translated from the coding sequence ATGCGATCGATCATCAACGGGTTAGGATGGAGCATTATCGTGGGAATGTTGCCCCTGCTGGCCGCCGCACAAACCGCGCGCCGGACCACGTACTGCAACCCCATGGACATCGACTATAAATACAACTACGAGCAACTGAACGACAGCATTTCCTACCGGTCCGGCGCCGACCCGGTGATCGTGAATCACAAAGGCTCATACTTTCTTTTTGTCACCATCTCGGGAGGCTACTGGCACTCCAACAACCTGGTGGACTGGTCCTATATCGTACCCGACAAATGGCCCATGGAAGACATGTGTGCTCCGGCGGCGATGTCGGTGAAAGACACGTTGTATCTCTTTCAATCCACTTTTGAGCAACGCCCCATCTTTTATTCGCTGGAACCCGAAAAAGGAAAGCTGAAATTCTATAACCGCTGGCTCCCCGCATTGCCCAAGGAAGTCGGGCCCTGGGACCCCGCGTTGTTTTATGACGAAGAGCTGAACAAATGGTATATGTATTGGGGTTCATCGAATGTGTTTCCCATGTACGGCAGCGAGCTGGACAAACACAAACGCCTCAGCTACAAAGGTGCATACAAACCAATGCTCTACTTGCAGCCGGAAGAACACGGCTGGGAACGCTTCGGAAAAGATCACACCAGCAGCATAAAACCCTTCATGGAAGGCGCCTGGATGACGAAACATAACGGCAAATATTATTTGCAATACGGAGCGCCGGGCACGGAATATAACGTGTACGCCAACGGTACGTATGTCGGCGATCATCCTCTGGGTCCGTTTGCATATGCGCCTTATAATCCCGTGTCGTACAAACCCGGCGGATTCGTGACAGGCGCGGGCCATGGCAACACGTTCCAGGATGTTTATGGAAACTACTGGAACACCGGCACGCCCTGGATCGCCGTGAACTGGAACTTCGAACGCCGCATCGCCATGTTCCCCGCCGGCTTCGACGCCGATGGGCAAATGTTTTCCAACACGCGCTTTGGTGATTTGCCCCACCGGCTGCCGACAAAGAAATGGACGAGCAAAGACGAGCTGTTCACCGGTTGGATGTTGCTGTCCTATAAGAAACCTGCCACGGCATCGTCGGTGCGGGATACCTTTCGCATAGCCAACGTTACCGATGAAAACCCGCGTACATTTTGGGTGGCGCAACAAAACAAAGCCGGCGAGTGGATCGCCATCGATCTCCAAAAAGAACAGGATGTAAAAGCGCTGCAAGTAAATTATACGGACTACAAATCGGATATTTTTGACAACGATACGGCCCGGGTATACACCCAATTCAAATTATTCGCCTCCCGCGATGGTAAACAATGGGATCTCATCACCGACCTCACGCGAGAGAAGAAACGCGATCGGCCTAACGCCTATGTGGAGTTTGAAAAACCCGTGAAGGCCCGGTATATCAAGTATGAACACGTTTATGTGGCGTCGCCTAATCTGGCCGTTAGCGATATTCGCGTTTTTGGGAATGGTCAGGGAAAGCCTCCTGCTACGCCTTCTAACGTCGCAGCCAAACGTGACACGGATGTGCGCAATGCTTTTGTTTCATGGAAGCCGGTGCCCGGCGCCGTGGGATACAACATCTTGTGGGGCATCGATAAAAACAAGCTTTATCAAACTTACCAGATCTTTGCAGACGAGCCCGTCACGAAAGAGATCCGTGCGTTGTCGCGGGGCGTGTCGTATTATTTTGCTGTGGAGGCTTTTAGTGAGAATGGGGTGTCGGGGAGGAGTGAGGTGGTGATGGTGAAATAG
- a CDS encoding DUF3592 domain-containing protein: protein MNAGQDFGAVFSFLMTMGIIYFSGARMLKVSRFLKKARTTKGVVVKTIESSPGETGSFHYHVVRFQNDKQEWITQQAGSAMPRALPEGEEIEIMYNPEDPTQVEIYSGRLIYLPLGFLAFGIILFVVLLFS, encoded by the coding sequence ATGAATGCCGGACAAGATTTTGGGGCGGTCTTTTCTTTTCTGATGACAATGGGCATCATTTATTTTTCAGGTGCCCGTATGTTGAAAGTTTCCCGGTTTCTTAAGAAAGCCAGGACCACAAAGGGCGTTGTAGTAAAGACCATCGAATCTTCGCCAGGCGAAACAGGCTCGTTTCACTACCACGTCGTTCGCTTTCAGAACGACAAACAAGAATGGATAACCCAACAAGCTGGCAGCGCTATGCCTCGGGCTCTTCCCGAGGGAGAGGAAATAGAAATTATGTATAACCCCGAAGATCCGACGCAGGTTGAAATTTACTCCGGCAGACTCATATACCTCCCATTAGGTTTTCTTGCGTTTGGGATTATACTATTTGTCGTTTTGCTGTTTAGCTAA
- a CDS encoding GNAT family N-acetyltransferase, whose amino-acid sequence MKNISIRQGLAADAPVIAALHAASWRIAYRGLLLDEYLDNDLAGERARYWSEKMGNLKDNEFVLLAEIGNDVVGFIAVMDVPDAGYQALVDNLHVVPHLKGSGIGGKLMRAAAKKLLTDGRSNFYLWVLEGNHPAEKFYTSISGRPADRKQSDFGGKETWATRYVWDDFSELLGGDDRETDNLQHQQ is encoded by the coding sequence ATGAAAAATATTTCAATCCGACAAGGTTTGGCCGCCGATGCTCCGGTCATTGCCGCTCTTCACGCCGCAAGTTGGAGAATTGCCTACCGGGGACTCCTGCTCGACGAATACCTTGATAACGATCTGGCCGGTGAACGTGCGCGCTATTGGTCTGAAAAGATGGGAAACTTAAAGGACAACGAATTCGTGCTCCTGGCTGAGATCGGCAACGACGTGGTGGGCTTCATCGCTGTCATGGACGTGCCGGACGCCGGCTACCAAGCGCTGGTGGATAATCTGCATGTCGTGCCGCATTTGAAAGGGTCTGGCATTGGTGGCAAACTCATGCGGGCGGCGGCCAAAAAACTGTTGACCGATGGAAGGAGTAATTTCTACCTCTGGGTGTTGGAAGGGAACCATCCTGCTGAAAAATTTTATACGTCTATCTCCGGCCGGCCGGCGGATCGTAAACAATCGGATTTTGGTGGTAAGGAAACTTGGGCAACGCGTTATGTTTGGGATGACTTTAGCGAGCTGCTGGGTGGGGACGATAGAGAAACAGACAATTTGCAACATCAACAATGA
- a CDS encoding ABC transporter permease, whose protein sequence is MIKNYLKVALRSIFRNKLTAFINIAGLALAMMCCMLIYLYIRDEVSYDKQHASADRIYRVTRNFLSDDGTPNLHLGNVAPPIGPLLKNDFGEIKVLARTVNFGIVMGLEENGKLEKNFSEDHLFLAEPDIFKIFDFKIVTGDPATALTRPMTVMLSRKTAMKFFNDVNVTGKRLRANNQFDIEVTGVYEDLPTQAFWHPEYLVSFSTLEDDNIYGRKNLETNWGNNSFGTYMLLEEGADAKKIEARFPAFLDKHFGNYAKANWGVPADWVASKSTTLFLQKVTDIHLRSHLDDELEVNGNINTVYMMGIIGLFIILIACFNFINLSTARATKRAKEVGLRKVVGAFKMQLVSQYLSESVLISFFALVLGTGFAFISLHWLNLFTGKTLSMNLIANWPLLIGLIAFSILVGILAGVYPAFVVSGFKPALVLKGQQGSTRGKGSLRKALVVAQFAISIALIIATAITFQQLGYLNSLDLGYSKDQIITLPYYDEELDPVYDAFYNEMTKSSHIKNVSRSSRVPTGRLLDSQGAPLIMKGDSLVSSTVTTKDVRVDYEFFKTFDIPMAAGRDFSKDITTDDTLAFIVNEAAAKAYGWKTPADGVGKDFAYGGTTGKLVGVVKDFHFESLHQEIVPLVFYPRKGGYRRMAVSISGKNMEEGMAHLEKLWHEFLPKRPFDYEFLSERYQNLYASEQKQSQLFTIFAGLAIFIACMGLFGLATFNTMQRVKEIGIRKVLGASVPNILGLLSKEIVILIVIANVMAWPVAWYFMQKWLGTFAYHIDMNLLVYLLAAASAIALALITVSTQTIKAATSNPSQTLRYE, encoded by the coding sequence ATGATCAAAAACTATTTGAAAGTAGCCCTGCGGTCCATCTTCCGCAACAAGCTTACGGCCTTCATCAACATCGCCGGGCTGGCGTTGGCCATGATGTGCTGTATGCTCATCTATTTATATATCCGCGACGAGGTGAGCTATGACAAGCAACATGCCTCGGCCGACCGCATCTACCGCGTCACCCGGAATTTCCTGTCCGACGACGGCACCCCAAACCTGCACCTGGGCAATGTGGCCCCTCCCATCGGACCGCTGCTGAAGAACGACTTTGGCGAGATCAAGGTCCTGGCCCGCACCGTCAACTTCGGGATCGTTATGGGGCTGGAGGAAAACGGGAAGCTGGAAAAGAATTTTTCGGAGGACCACCTGTTCCTGGCAGAGCCCGACATCTTTAAGATTTTCGATTTCAAGATCGTGACCGGCGACCCGGCCACCGCCCTTACGCGCCCGATGACGGTCATGCTGTCGCGCAAAACGGCCATGAAGTTCTTCAACGACGTGAACGTGACCGGCAAACGGCTGCGCGCCAACAATCAATTCGACATCGAGGTGACCGGCGTCTACGAAGACCTTCCAACCCAGGCCTTCTGGCATCCGGAATATCTCGTGTCCTTCAGCACCCTGGAGGATGACAATATCTACGGACGGAAGAACCTGGAAACCAACTGGGGCAACAATTCCTTCGGCACCTACATGCTCCTGGAAGAAGGCGCCGATGCCAAAAAGATCGAAGCCCGGTTCCCCGCGTTTCTCGACAAACATTTTGGCAACTACGCCAAAGCCAACTGGGGCGTTCCCGCTGATTGGGTAGCGTCCAAGTCCACCACCCTCTTTCTCCAGAAAGTAACCGACATCCACCTCCGCTCGCACCTGGACGACGAATTGGAAGTGAACGGCAACATCAACACCGTATACATGATGGGCATCATCGGATTGTTCATCATCCTCATCGCGTGCTTCAACTTCATCAATCTCTCCACAGCCCGCGCCACCAAGCGCGCGAAGGAAGTGGGATTGCGCAAAGTGGTGGGTGCGTTCAAGATGCAACTGGTGAGCCAGTACCTCAGCGAGTCGGTGCTCATTTCTTTCTTTGCACTGGTGTTGGGAACAGGGTTTGCTTTCATCAGCTTGCATTGGCTCAACTTGTTCACCGGAAAAACGCTTTCCATGAACCTCATTGCCAACTGGCCATTGTTGATCGGGCTGATCGCGTTCTCCATCCTGGTGGGCATACTGGCAGGTGTGTATCCGGCCTTTGTGGTTTCCGGGTTCAAACCCGCTTTGGTGCTGAAGGGACAACAAGGTTCCACCCGCGGCAAAGGCAGCTTGCGCAAAGCCCTGGTGGTGGCGCAGTTTGCCATTTCCATTGCCCTCATCATTGCCACGGCCATCACCTTCCAGCAGCTTGGTTATCTCAACAGCCTCGATTTGGGCTATAGCAAAGATCAGATCATCACACTGCCCTACTACGATGAAGAGCTGGATCCGGTATATGATGCCTTTTATAACGAAATGACAAAATCGTCACACATCAAAAATGTGTCCCGCTCCTCGCGTGTTCCAACGGGAAGACTATTGGATAGCCAGGGCGCGCCGCTCATCATGAAAGGCGACAGCCTGGTATCTTCGACCGTGACCACAAAAGACGTGCGGGTTGATTATGAATTCTTCAAAACCTTCGACATCCCCATGGCTGCCGGCCGTGATTTCTCGAAAGACATCACCACCGACGACACGCTGGCGTTCATCGTCAACGAAGCCGCGGCGAAGGCCTATGGATGGAAGACGCCGGCCGATGGCGTCGGGAAAGATTTCGCCTATGGCGGTACTACGGGAAAACTCGTCGGCGTTGTCAAAGACTTCCACTTCGAGTCACTGCACCAGGAAATCGTGCCGCTCGTGTTCTATCCCCGCAAGGGCGGCTACCGCCGGATGGCGGTGAGCATCTCGGGAAAGAACATGGAGGAAGGCATGGCCCACCTGGAAAAGCTGTGGCACGAATTTTTGCCCAAGCGCCCGTTCGACTACGAGTTCCTCAGCGAGCGATATCAAAACCTCTATGCATCCGAACAAAAGCAAAGTCAACTGTTCACGATCTTTGCAGGCCTCGCCATCTTTATTGCGTGTATGGGTCTTTTCGGATTGGCCACCTTCAACACCATGCAGCGCGTGAAAGAGATCGGCATCCGCAAAGTGCTGGGTGCTTCCGTGCCGAACATTCTGGGACTATTATCGAAAGAAATTGTGATACTCATCGTCATTGCCAATGTCATGGCGTGGCCTGTGGCGTGGTACTTCATGCAAAAATGGTTGGGCACCTTTGCCTATCACATCGACATGAACTTGCTCGTCTATTTACTGGCCGCTGCGTCGGCGATAGCGCTGGCACTCATCACGGTGAGCACACAAACCATCAAAGCCGCCACGAGCAATCCTTCACAGACCCTGCGATATGAATAG
- a CDS encoding 3-keto-disaccharide hydrolase, whose product MRWIVFFLVAVLFVAAVPEKDRRIKWIQLFNGKDLNDWKPKIAGYPLGENFAGTFGVSDGKIKVSYGGYETFDERYGHLFYKKPFSCYLLAVEYRFTGEQVKGGPDWAIRNSGAMIHGQSPESMGVKQDFPISIEVQLLGGNGKDERSTANLCTPGTNVVMNGKLYTDHCINSTSKTFHGDQWVRVEVLVLGDSLVKHIVEGDTVLTYEKPQIGGGNVSNYDPKEMVDGKLLTKGSISLQSESHPVEFRKVELVDLEPYAHDPKKLGEALARLRHRN is encoded by the coding sequence ATGCGCTGGATCGTATTCTTCCTGGTGGCGGTTCTATTTGTCGCGGCGGTACCCGAAAAGGATCGTCGTATAAAATGGATCCAACTCTTCAATGGAAAGGACCTCAATGACTGGAAACCGAAAATAGCCGGCTATCCGCTGGGCGAAAACTTTGCAGGCACCTTCGGTGTGAGCGATGGGAAAATAAAAGTGAGCTATGGCGGCTACGAAACCTTTGACGAGCGATACGGCCACCTTTTTTATAAGAAGCCATTTTCCTGCTACCTGCTGGCCGTGGAATACCGGTTCACAGGCGAGCAAGTCAAGGGCGGTCCCGATTGGGCCATTAGAAACAGCGGGGCGATGATCCATGGCCAGTCGCCCGAATCGATGGGGGTGAAACAGGATTTTCCCATCTCCATCGAAGTGCAGTTGCTGGGCGGCAATGGTAAAGATGAGCGCTCCACCGCCAACCTCTGTACGCCGGGCACCAACGTGGTGATGAACGGCAAGCTCTATACTGACCATTGCATCAACTCCACCTCCAAGACCTTTCACGGCGACCAGTGGGTCCGGGTTGAAGTATTGGTGCTGGGCGACTCGCTCGTCAAGCACATCGTGGAAGGCGATACCGTGCTCACGTATGAAAAGCCCCAAATCGGCGGCGGCAATGTCTCAAACTACGACCCCAAGGAAATGGTCGACGGCAAACTCCTCACGAAGGGATCCATTTCCCTGCAAAGCGAAAGCCACCCGGTTGAATTCAGAAAAGTAGAGCTCGTCGACCTGGAGCCCTATGCGCACGATCCCAAGAAGTTGGGCGAAGCGTTGGCCAGGCTGCGGCATCGAAATTGA
- a CDS encoding DoxX family protein, whose amino-acid sequence MNLKTAKTIYWVGTALTALWFGASGFFELTTNPVVWDVTLALGYPAHFIYILGVAKLLGVAVLLIPGKLLRLKEWVFAGVFFDIIFAFFSKLAVFDFASTGDAIFALVMVAVTYVMFRRLYPASFAGVAAGQ is encoded by the coding sequence ATGAATTTAAAAACAGCAAAGACAATTTATTGGGTAGGTACAGCATTGACCGCATTGTGGTTTGGTGCTAGCGGCTTTTTTGAGCTCACCACAAATCCTGTTGTATGGGACGTCACGTTGGCCCTGGGATACCCGGCGCACTTCATTTACATACTCGGCGTTGCCAAACTGCTGGGCGTTGCCGTGCTTTTAATACCGGGCAAATTGCTTCGTCTAAAAGAATGGGTCTTTGCCGGCGTATTCTTTGATATCATTTTTGCCTTCTTTTCTAAACTGGCGGTGTTTGATTTCGCTTCGACCGGCGATGCTATTTTTGCGTTGGTTATGGTCGCTGTCACCTACGTCATGTTCAGGAGACTATATCCCGCAAGTTTTGCCGGCGTTGCGGCAGGCCAATAG